A region of Acidisarcina sp. DNA encodes the following proteins:
- the miaB gene encoding tRNA (N6-isopentenyl adenosine(37)-C2)-methylthiotransferase MiaB, which produces MATDKTFFLETFGCQMNAHDSEKVVGTLEHEGYRRVETEDAADLILYNTCSIRDKAEQKVFNRLNDYKKLYKQGKRFAVLGCVAQQEGEKIFERAPYVSIVSGSASYRKLPDMLVQLEAGQKRITGLDDRQTDQTFETEFTARTNPYRGYITIIEGCDKFCAYCVVPYTRGKERSRTSTSVLHEARRMADSGYTEIQLLGQNVNSYQDPEGKLSFAELLAAVGQVSGIRRVRFMTSHPRHFTREIVEAIEAYPTLCDHVHLPVQSGSTDVLRRMNREYTREQYLERISWIQAAKRPISLTTDIIVGFPGETLADFEQTRDLLATVEYDAVFAFKYSPRPNTPAITMEDSIAEEEKSSRLQALLEQQRETQRSIYNRQIGSVLEVMVEGHHPQKGQVTGRSSQNKTVNFTTIQPILPAPGSYRNVRITSSFPNSLVGEEVELIQGLSS; this is translated from the coding sequence TGGCAACCGATAAGACCTTCTTCCTCGAAACCTTCGGCTGCCAGATGAATGCTCATGACTCGGAAAAGGTCGTGGGCACACTGGAGCACGAGGGATACCGTCGGGTCGAAACCGAAGACGCGGCGGACCTGATTCTCTACAACACCTGCTCCATCCGCGATAAGGCGGAGCAGAAGGTCTTCAACCGCCTGAACGACTATAAAAAGCTCTACAAGCAGGGCAAGCGCTTTGCCGTCCTTGGCTGCGTGGCGCAGCAGGAGGGCGAAAAGATCTTCGAGCGTGCGCCCTACGTCTCGATCGTCTCCGGATCGGCCTCCTACCGGAAGCTGCCGGACATGCTGGTGCAGTTGGAGGCAGGGCAGAAGCGCATCACCGGCCTGGACGACCGGCAGACGGACCAGACATTTGAGACGGAGTTTACTGCCCGCACCAATCCCTATCGGGGATACATCACGATCATCGAGGGCTGCGACAAGTTCTGCGCCTATTGTGTGGTTCCATACACGCGCGGCAAGGAGCGCAGCCGCACCTCGACCTCCGTGTTGCACGAGGCCCGTCGTATGGCCGACTCAGGCTACACCGAGATCCAGTTGCTGGGCCAGAATGTGAACTCGTACCAGGACCCGGAAGGGAAGTTGAGCTTCGCCGAGTTGCTGGCAGCCGTGGGGCAGGTTTCCGGCATCCGCCGCGTCCGCTTTATGACGTCGCACCCGCGGCACTTTACGCGGGAGATCGTCGAGGCGATCGAAGCCTACCCAACGCTCTGCGATCATGTCCATCTTCCTGTGCAGAGCGGATCGACGGACGTGCTGCGAAGGATGAACCGGGAGTACACGCGAGAGCAGTATCTGGAGCGCATCTCCTGGATTCAAGCCGCGAAACGCCCCATCAGCCTGACGACGGACATCATTGTCGGTTTCCCCGGAGAGACGCTGGCGGACTTTGAGCAGACCCGCGATCTGCTGGCGACCGTGGAATATGACGCGGTCTTCGCCTTTAAATACTCCCCGCGCCCGAACACGCCGGCGATTACGATGGAGGACTCGATTGCAGAGGAAGAGAAGTCGAGCCGCCTTCAGGCACTGCTTGAACAGCAGCGCGAGACGCAAAGGTCTATATATAACAGGCAAATAGGATCGGTTCTTGAGGTTATGGTTGAGGGGCATCACCCGCAAAAGGGGCAGGTAACCGGGCGCAGTTCACAGAACAAGACCGTGAACTTTACGACCATCCAGCCGATTCTTCCGGCCCCTGGAAGCTATAGGAATGTGAGGATTACCAGCAGTTTTCCGAATAGCCTGGTGGGTGAAGAAGTCGAACTGATACAGGGTTTAAGTTCATAG
- a CDS encoding bifunctional nuclease family protein, giving the protein MDVEMKIRGLMVDPSTNMPIVVLKDVKSEALLPIWVGLYEANAIALEIEKIAPPRPMTHDLLRNLIQGLNARVEKIVVTELKDETFFAMVWIEQDGETVAIDARPSDALALALRSDCPIYVSEQVLQMAKLGPTANDNVSAEEMRRWLEGLNDEDLGRYKM; this is encoded by the coding sequence ATGGACGTAGAAATGAAAATCCGGGGCCTGATGGTTGATCCTTCCACCAATATGCCCATCGTCGTGCTGAAAGACGTGAAGAGCGAGGCACTGCTGCCGATCTGGGTGGGCCTGTACGAGGCCAATGCGATCGCTTTGGAGATCGAGAAGATCGCACCCCCCAGACCGATGACGCACGATTTGCTGCGAAACCTCATCCAGGGCTTGAATGCTCGGGTGGAAAAGATAGTAGTGACAGAGCTTAAGGACGAGACGTTCTTCGCCATGGTGTGGATTGAGCAGGACGGCGAGACAGTCGCGATTGACGCTCGTCCTTCCGACGCTCTGGCGCTCGCTTTGCGTTCCGACTGCCCAATCTACGTCAGCGAGCAGGTTCTGCAAATGGCGAAGCTGGGACCAACGGCCAATGATAATGTCTCTGCCGAAGAGATGCGGCGCTGGCTCGAGGGCCTGAACGACGAAGATCTGGGCCGCTATAAGATGTAG
- a CDS encoding MATE family efflux transporter, with protein MASKQAAPKESNSLHRKMWRREFRALLALAIPVVLSELGWMGMTTVDTIMVGGLGPVAIGAVAVGSFVYYAPALFGIGILLGLDTLVSQAHGRGDYDECHRWLAQAVYLAAAFTPVCMLVTFGAGHLFSFWGVNASVAWEATRFLRVLNWSTLPLLLYAAARRYLQGVGRPTPVTFALLSANFVNLAGNWVLINGKLGFSAMGVRGSALSTCIARVYMAAVLLFAAWRYERQRGHQLFRHWPGPEISRLRHLLRLGLPAASQILMEVGAFGAATVMAARLAPEALAAHQIALNCASISYMVPLGVSAAAAVSVGHAIGAGDGPRARRAGWMAMATGVGFMALAASVFLLIPMPILRVYSNDPGVLRLGVPLLVFAGVFQIFDGIQTVSTGALRGMGETRMPMLANFFGYWIFGLPLGYALCFGAKKGVFGLWLGLTLALIAIALVLLRKWIHESRRIALEVPTIEAS; from the coding sequence ATGGCATCGAAACAGGCAGCCCCAAAGGAATCGAACAGTCTTCACCGCAAGATGTGGCGTCGTGAGTTTCGCGCGCTGCTTGCGTTGGCGATTCCTGTGGTTCTCTCCGAACTTGGCTGGATGGGCATGACCACCGTCGACACTATCATGGTCGGCGGACTGGGTCCGGTAGCGATCGGCGCCGTTGCGGTCGGCAGCTTTGTCTATTACGCACCCGCCCTCTTCGGCATCGGAATCCTCCTCGGCCTGGACACGCTCGTTTCCCAGGCACACGGCCGCGGCGACTATGACGAGTGCCATCGCTGGCTGGCGCAGGCCGTCTACCTCGCTGCGGCGTTCACCCCGGTATGCATGCTCGTCACCTTCGGAGCCGGCCACCTCTTTTCCTTCTGGGGCGTGAATGCCTCGGTTGCATGGGAGGCAACCCGCTTCCTCCGCGTCCTGAACTGGAGTACGCTTCCGCTGCTGCTCTACGCCGCTGCGCGCCGCTATCTCCAGGGAGTGGGACGCCCCACCCCTGTCACCTTCGCGCTGCTCTCCGCCAACTTCGTGAACCTGGCAGGGAATTGGGTGCTCATCAACGGCAAGCTGGGTTTCTCGGCCATGGGTGTCCGGGGATCGGCTCTCTCCACCTGCATCGCTCGCGTCTATATGGCGGCCGTCCTGCTGTTTGCCGCGTGGAGATATGAGCGACAGCGGGGACACCAGCTTTTTCGGCACTGGCCCGGTCCGGAAATCAGCCGTCTTCGGCATCTCCTGCGACTCGGATTGCCGGCTGCCAGCCAGATTTTGATGGAGGTGGGTGCCTTCGGAGCCGCCACGGTGATGGCCGCACGCCTCGCCCCGGAGGCCCTGGCTGCTCATCAGATCGCTCTCAATTGCGCGAGCATCAGCTACATGGTGCCACTTGGGGTTTCCGCCGCCGCTGCCGTATCCGTTGGGCACGCCATTGGCGCGGGTGACGGGCCGCGGGCGCGCCGTGCCGGATGGATGGCCATGGCAACAGGGGTCGGCTTCATGGCCCTGGCCGCCTCCGTATTTCTGCTGATTCCCATGCCCATCCTGCGCGTCTACTCGAACGATCCTGGAGTTCTTCGGCTCGGTGTTCCGCTGCTGGTCTTTGCCGGGGTCTTCCAGATCTTCGATGGAATCCAGACCGTCTCCACCGGAGCCTTGCGCGGCATGGGAGAGACCCGAATGCCGATGCTGGCCAATTTCTTCGGCTACTGGATCTTCGGATTGCCACTCGGATACGCCCTGTGTTTTGGGGCAAAGAAGGGAGTCTTCGGACTCTGGCTAGGCCTGACGCTGGCCCTCATCGCAATCGCGCTGGTCTTACTGCGCAAATGGATCCACGAATCCCGGCGGATAGCCCTGGAGGTACCAACCATCGAAGCAAGCTGA
- a CDS encoding WecB/TagA/CpsF family glycosyltransferase, protein MPEILGLQVAPTSYAEMAATSLDWASRRESRAVFFANVHVVMEAYDDPQFRSSLNAGDLTCPDGVPLVWALRALGNRNATRVYGPDSTVVLLEAAEQADLPVGFYGGSPEVLQQLVQRVQQQHPRLRIVYALSPPFRPLTVEEDEKITQEIASSGARMLFVGLGCPKQEKWVMQHHGRIPAVMFAVGAAFDFIAGTTAQAPRWMMRSGLEWVFRFASEPRRLARRYLKHNPRYVAYFLRQLILTRTRQDGNSGA, encoded by the coding sequence ATGCCCGAGATACTCGGTTTGCAGGTGGCACCTACAAGCTATGCGGAGATGGCTGCCACGAGCCTGGATTGGGCATCCCGGCGGGAGTCGCGCGCTGTATTTTTTGCCAACGTCCATGTCGTCATGGAGGCCTACGACGATCCGCAGTTTCGCAGCAGCCTGAATGCTGGTGACCTGACCTGCCCGGATGGAGTCCCCCTGGTGTGGGCGCTTCGCGCACTGGGCAACCGCAATGCAACGCGGGTTTATGGCCCGGACAGCACAGTTGTGCTGCTCGAAGCCGCAGAACAGGCGGATCTTCCGGTTGGATTTTACGGAGGGAGTCCGGAGGTCCTGCAGCAACTGGTCCAGCGTGTTCAGCAGCAGCATCCGCGCCTCCGGATCGTTTATGCACTGTCTCCCCCATTCCGTCCTTTAACCGTGGAAGAAGACGAAAAGATCACGCAGGAGATAGCCTCTTCCGGAGCGCGCATGCTCTTCGTCGGGCTGGGCTGCCCGAAGCAGGAAAAGTGGGTGATGCAGCATCACGGGAGGATTCCCGCGGTGATGTTTGCTGTCGGCGCGGCCTTCGATTTTATTGCCGGAACGACGGCGCAGGCTCCGCGATGGATGATGCGCTCTGGCCTGGAATGGGTCTTCCGCTTTGCCAGCGAGCCGAGGAGGCTTGCTCGCCGCTATCTGAAGCACAATCCCCGTTACGTAGCGTATTTTCTGCGGCAACTCATCTTGACCCGAACGCGCCAGGACGGCAATTCCGGTGCCTGA
- a CDS encoding CRTAC1 family protein yields MTKIRKDSLKSRSIFTDAILSILLAVLASLATTLAAQTPPGGPPPQGGMAAGPAQQAVYDSQHRPITAGGFVKTGPVVFMDIAKRAGLTSWHHTAGTPEKRYILEAKGPGVALLDYDNDGWLDIYFVNGSTFEALKGKEPPPQAALFHNNHDGTFTNVAIQAGVTNDHWGYGAVVGDYDNDGWPDIYVSNYGKNRLYHNNHDGTFTDVAEKAGVALGSWSTGATFGDYDGDGRLDLFVAGYIRFDLNHLPENLTVDGGSPACSYHGNPVMCGPRGLPGEHDHLFHNNGDGTFTDVSQKLGVSDPNGFYGLGALFADVNGDGKPDLIVANDSTPNYLYINKGNGTFEDQSYASGFAVNEDGREVANMGLAAGDYENNGHLDLVSTTFSDDYDVLFHNNGHGVFTDVSFEAGLASATMPFVGFGDGFLDYDNDGWKDLLIVNGHVYPSVDTMEAGTSYAQRPLLFRNLRNGKFELMPAVEGTGLATVSVGRGEAFGDLFNDGKIDVVIANMDQVPVLLRNVNPDHNHWVELKLVGGPRSPRDAVGATVYLTAGGIRQRGDVLSGGSYLSSNDMRVHFGLGTATTIETIEIHWPSGAIEKTNLPALDRIFTVEEGKGITGELCASCPKAPRK; encoded by the coding sequence ATGACAAAGATCCGCAAAGATTCGCTGAAGTCCAGAAGCATCTTCACCGATGCGATTCTGTCGATACTGCTGGCCGTCCTGGCATCGCTGGCCACCACGCTGGCAGCGCAGACTCCGCCTGGCGGACCGCCGCCGCAGGGTGGAATGGCCGCCGGCCCAGCGCAGCAGGCCGTCTATGACAGCCAGCATCGCCCCATCACTGCGGGCGGATTCGTCAAGACCGGCCCTGTCGTTTTCATGGATATCGCCAAACGCGCCGGACTCACAAGCTGGCATCACACCGCCGGAACACCGGAGAAACGCTACATCCTTGAAGCCAAGGGGCCCGGCGTGGCTCTGCTCGACTATGACAATGATGGATGGCTCGACATCTATTTTGTGAATGGCTCGACCTTTGAGGCGCTCAAGGGCAAGGAGCCTCCACCGCAGGCCGCTCTCTTCCACAACAATCACGATGGCACCTTCACCAATGTCGCCATCCAAGCCGGAGTAACGAATGATCACTGGGGTTACGGTGCCGTAGTAGGGGACTATGACAACGACGGCTGGCCCGACATCTATGTCTCCAACTATGGCAAGAACCGTCTTTACCACAACAATCACGATGGCACGTTTACCGATGTTGCGGAGAAGGCCGGTGTTGCGCTGGGTAGCTGGTCCACAGGAGCAACCTTTGGCGACTATGACGGGGATGGCCGCCTGGACCTCTTCGTCGCGGGCTACATCCGCTTCGACCTCAATCATCTTCCTGAAAATCTAACGGTGGATGGCGGCAGCCCGGCTTGCTCCTATCACGGCAACCCCGTCATGTGCGGCCCGCGAGGGCTTCCCGGCGAGCACGATCACCTCTTTCACAACAATGGAGACGGCACCTTCACCGATGTCAGCCAAAAGCTGGGCGTCAGCGATCCCAACGGATTCTACGGGCTTGGGGCTCTCTTCGCCGACGTGAACGGTGACGGCAAACCTGACCTGATTGTTGCCAACGACTCCACGCCAAACTACCTCTACATCAACAAAGGCAACGGAACCTTCGAGGACCAGAGTTACGCCAGTGGTTTTGCCGTGAATGAAGATGGCCGCGAAGTAGCCAACATGGGGCTCGCCGCCGGCGACTATGAAAACAACGGGCATCTGGATCTGGTCAGCACTACCTTCTCCGACGACTACGACGTGCTCTTTCACAATAACGGGCATGGAGTCTTCACCGACGTCAGCTTTGAAGCAGGCCTAGCCTCCGCCACCATGCCCTTTGTAGGCTTTGGCGACGGCTTCCTCGACTACGACAATGATGGGTGGAAGGATCTGCTGATTGTGAACGGGCATGTCTATCCGTCCGTGGATACGATGGAGGCGGGCACATCCTACGCGCAGCGCCCCCTGCTGTTTCGCAATCTAAGGAACGGAAAGTTCGAGTTGATGCCTGCGGTCGAGGGCACCGGACTCGCCACTGTGAGCGTAGGCAGGGGAGAGGCCTTTGGCGATCTCTTCAATGACGGCAAGATCGACGTTGTCATCGCCAACATGGATCAGGTTCCCGTGCTGCTGCGCAACGTAAATCCGGACCACAATCATTGGGTAGAACTCAAGCTTGTCGGCGGGCCCAGAAGCCCACGGGATGCCGTGGGCGCCACAGTTTACCTGACAGCAGGCGGCATCCGTCAGCGCGGCGATGTCCTCAGCGGCGGCAGCTACCTCTCCTCCAACGACATGCGAGTTCACTTTGGCCTCGGCACTGCAACCACCATCGAGACCATCGAAATCCACTGGCCCAGCGGAGCGATAGAAAAAACAAACCTGCCAGCCCTGGATCGCATTTTTACCGTGGAAGAAGGAAAGGGAATTACCGGAGAGCTCTGCGCATCCTGCCCAAAAGCACCCAGAAAATAA
- a CDS encoding L-rhamnose/proton symporter RhaT, with product MGVNPFVGVIYHWLGGLASASCYLPFRGIQRWSWEVYWLVQGIFSWIFAPVLIASLLVPGVFSILHAAPASSIFWAYFWGCMWGFGGLTCGLAVRYLGFALAYPLVLGLCTVFGTLMPPIFNGEIGSIAHSSSGEVILLGLGVCVIGILFSGFAGRSKEVELTAEKKMASVKEFHYSRGVAVSILSGVMSACFAYGLAAGKPIAVLAKAALLSHDRIDLWQNLPVLIVVMLGGFTTNFLWCLLLLGRNHSAGQYLGMSAPSSGIPPAPSRISIGTLFANYAFAALAGITWYFQFFFYSMGQTKMGKYDFSSWTLHMASIMIFATIIGILLREWQGTSRRTRVLVAAGLLFLLISTVVVGYGNYIKAIESPEPMHAANTLEN from the coding sequence TTGGGAGTCAATCCGTTTGTTGGGGTCATCTACCACTGGCTTGGCGGTCTTGCCTCCGCAAGTTGCTATCTCCCGTTTCGCGGCATTCAGCGCTGGTCCTGGGAGGTCTACTGGCTGGTTCAGGGAATCTTCAGTTGGATTTTCGCACCGGTCCTGATTGCTTCTCTGCTTGTCCCGGGAGTCTTCTCGATACTCCACGCTGCTCCCGCTTCGAGCATCTTCTGGGCCTATTTCTGGGGATGCATGTGGGGCTTTGGCGGCCTCACCTGCGGCCTTGCGGTCCGTTACCTCGGCTTCGCGCTGGCCTATCCGCTGGTGCTCGGCTTGTGTACCGTCTTCGGAACGCTGATGCCACCCATCTTCAACGGCGAAATCGGCTCGATTGCTCACAGTAGCTCCGGGGAGGTCATCCTGCTTGGCCTCGGCGTCTGCGTGATCGGTATTTTGTTCAGCGGCTTCGCGGGTCGATCCAAAGAAGTAGAGCTTACCGCAGAAAAAAAGATGGCATCCGTGAAGGAGTTTCACTACAGTCGCGGCGTTGCCGTGTCCATCCTCTCCGGAGTTATGAGTGCCTGCTTCGCCTATGGTCTGGCCGCGGGCAAGCCCATCGCTGTTCTGGCGAAGGCTGCGCTGCTATCCCATGACCGCATCGATCTGTGGCAAAACCTTCCGGTGCTGATCGTCGTCATGCTCGGCGGCTTCACCACAAATTTTCTCTGGTGCCTCCTCCTCCTGGGCCGGAACCACTCTGCCGGACAGTACCTCGGCATGTCCGCGCCATCCAGCGGGATCCCGCCAGCACCAAGCCGGATCAGCATAGGCACCCTGTTCGCCAACTACGCGTTCGCTGCCCTGGCTGGAATTACGTGGTACTTTCAGTTTTTCTTCTACAGCATGGGCCAGACGAAGATGGGGAAATACGACTTCTCCAGCTGGACCCTTCACATGGCCAGCATCATGATTTTTGCCACCATCATCGGCATCCTACTGCGGGAATGGCAGGGCACCAGCAGACGGACCCGTGTCCTTGTTGCCGCCGGGTTACTCTTCCTCCTCATCTCCACGGTTGTAGTTGGCTATGGCAACTACATCAAGGCAATCGAGAGCCCCGAGCCTATGCACGCCGCGAACACACTGGAGAATTGA
- a CDS encoding Rrf2 family transcriptional regulator, with protein MKLSTKGEYGLLALVDLALQDAAETVQAADIAARQQIPKQYLDQILMILKRAGLVTTLRGRQGGYRLSRPAAKITLLDAVCALEGPLGDDNFVRRNSRKPRPATWAALKSVWDTQNAERAKALRLQTLAEIADACRSSEPEGMYYI; from the coding sequence ATGAAACTTTCGACCAAGGGAGAATACGGGCTGCTGGCGTTGGTGGATCTGGCGCTGCAGGATGCGGCCGAAACAGTCCAGGCAGCCGATATCGCCGCACGGCAGCAGATTCCCAAACAGTATCTGGATCAGATTCTGATGATCCTGAAGCGTGCGGGGCTGGTGACCACACTGCGCGGGAGGCAGGGTGGATACCGTCTGTCGCGTCCTGCAGCGAAAATCACGCTGCTGGATGCCGTTTGCGCGCTGGAAGGCCCATTGGGGGACGACAACTTTGTACGACGCAATTCGCGGAAACCGAGGCCAGCCACCTGGGCTGCACTCAAGTCCGTCTGGGACACGCAAAATGCCGAGCGGGCCAAGGCTCTGCGCCTGCAGACGCTGGCGGAGATTGCAGATGCCTGCAGAAGCAGCGAGCCCGAGGGGATGTACTACATCTGA
- the moeB gene encoding molybdopterin-synthase adenylyltransferase MoeB — protein MSTTPTQKEATLNREEILRYSRHLIMPEVAMEGQQKLKAARVLCIGAGGLGSPLLLYLAAAGVGTLGLVDFDVVDYTNLQRQIIHTTSDVGRPKIDSAAEKIAAINPFVKIVRFETMLTSANALDIFKDFDIIADGTDNFATRYLVNDACVLSGKPNVYASIFRFEGQASIFATKDGPCYRCLYPEPPPPGLVPSCAEGGVLGVLPGMLGIIQATEVLKLILGSGEPLIGRLLLVDALAARFRELRIRKNPDCPVCGAHPSVRELIDYNQFCGVRGEEVIFGSTVPEIQPEELKRRLDAGEDIFVLDVREPHEYQICNLNGYLIPVGDLQKRVHELDSSRVIVAHCKSGARSAKAVEFLRQAGFQNVSNLAGGILRWSDKVDPTVPKY, from the coding sequence ATGTCCACTACACCAACGCAAAAGGAAGCTACCCTGAATCGCGAAGAGATCCTGCGCTACTCCCGCCACCTCATCATGCCCGAGGTGGCCATGGAAGGGCAGCAGAAGCTGAAGGCTGCGCGCGTACTCTGCATCGGTGCCGGTGGACTTGGCTCACCGCTCCTGCTCTACCTGGCAGCAGCCGGAGTGGGCACCCTCGGACTGGTCGACTTCGACGTTGTAGACTACACCAACCTGCAACGTCAGATCATCCACACCACGAGCGACGTGGGGCGGCCAAAGATTGATTCCGCCGCGGAGAAGATCGCCGCCATCAATCCGTTCGTCAAGATCGTTCGCTTTGAAACGATGCTCACCAGTGCGAATGCGCTCGATATATTCAAGGACTTCGACATCATCGCCGATGGCACCGACAACTTTGCCACCCGCTACCTGGTGAATGACGCCTGTGTCCTCTCAGGGAAGCCGAACGTCTACGCCTCCATCTTTCGCTTCGAGGGGCAGGCATCCATCTTCGCCACGAAGGACGGGCCGTGCTACCGCTGCCTGTATCCCGAGCCGCCACCTCCCGGGCTCGTGCCCTCCTGTGCGGAAGGGGGCGTGCTAGGCGTGCTCCCTGGGATGTTAGGCATTATTCAGGCGACTGAGGTCCTCAAGCTGATCCTGGGTTCAGGGGAACCGCTCATCGGCCGCCTGCTACTTGTGGATGCCCTGGCTGCACGATTCCGCGAGCTGCGAATACGCAAGAATCCTGATTGTCCCGTGTGCGGTGCTCATCCCAGCGTGCGGGAACTCATCGACTACAATCAATTCTGCGGAGTAAGAGGAGAAGAAGTGATATTTGGATCCACCGTTCCAGAGATTCAGCCTGAAGAACTGAAGCGTCGGCTCGACGCTGGCGAAGACATTTTCGTACTCGACGTTCGCGAGCCTCATGAGTACCAGATCTGTAACCTGAATGGCTACCTCATCCCGGTTGGCGATCTGCAGAAGCGCGTCCATGAGCTGGACTCCAGCCGCGTGATCGTCGCCCACTGCAAGAGCGGTGCACGCAGTGCGAAGGCTGTGGAGTTTCTCCGTCAGGCCGGATTCCAGAACGTCTCCAACCTCGCCGGAGGCATCCTGCGCTGGTCGGATAAGGTCGATCCCACGGTGCCCAAGTATTAG
- a CDS encoding ubiquitin-like small modifier protein 1 translates to MKVLIPTPLRAYSDKQSAVEVSAPTVGEALSRLVEKHPDLRRHLFSDDGRLRSFVNVYLNDEDIRYLAKEATPLQESDTLTIVPSVAGGLDLEAVSI, encoded by the coding sequence ATGAAAGTACTAATACCCACTCCGTTGCGTGCCTACTCCGACAAGCAATCCGCCGTTGAGGTCTCAGCCCCCACCGTAGGCGAAGCTCTCAGCAGGCTGGTCGAGAAGCATCCCGATCTGCGCAGACATCTGTTTTCCGATGACGGCAGGCTGCGCTCCTTCGTGAACGTATATCTGAACGATGAGGACATCCGCTATCTGGCAAAGGAAGCTACTCCGCTGCAGGAGTCGGATACTCTCACCATCGTTCCCTCGGTAGCCGGAGGCCTGGATCTGGAGGCTGTTTCAATCTAG
- a CDS encoding M67 family metallopeptidase → MTLKISSEHFEYLRRHGEETYPHECCGVLVGQAGDAGSRTVLDVIRCGNTREDSPRNRYQIDPRDLIRIQRESHMAGREIVGFYHSHPDHPAQWSVTDLAEAHWTECSYIITSVEQGEAALTNSFLLLGEEETKHFEEEEIQIESARSSGESRGEPRDEFREGN, encoded by the coding sequence ATGACACTGAAGATCAGCAGCGAACACTTCGAATATCTTCGCCGGCACGGCGAGGAGACCTACCCGCACGAGTGCTGCGGCGTGCTCGTCGGCCAGGCTGGCGATGCAGGGTCCAGAACGGTGCTCGATGTCATCCGCTGCGGAAACACGCGCGAGGACTCGCCACGCAATCGCTACCAGATCGATCCGCGCGACCTGATCCGCATTCAGCGCGAATCACACATGGCGGGTCGGGAGATCGTGGGCTTCTACCACTCGCATCCCGACCACCCTGCACAATGGTCGGTAACGGATCTTGCCGAGGCGCACTGGACCGAGTGCTCGTACATCATCACCAGCGTAGAACAGGGAGAGGCTGCGCTTACGAACTCTTTTCTGCTACTCGGCGAAGAAGAAACAAAGCACTTCGAAGAAGAAGAGATTCAAATAGAGAGTGCGCGCTCGTCCGGCGAATCCAGAGGCGAACCCAGAGACGAATTCAGAGAAGGGAACTGA
- a CDS encoding cysteine synthase family protein, translating to MSVNVAPLSRRFGQSAMGRIGNTPLLRLDRVTARLNGVQILAKAEWCNPGGSVKDRAASNILTEALRDGKLSHGRILLDATSGNTGIAYAMLGAAYGFPVTLCMPANVSEARKQILYAYGAKIVYTDPGEGSDGAIHKARELHQLAPEKYFYADQYSNDANWRAHYSHGTADEIWRQTEGRVTHFVAMMGTSGTFVGTSRRLKELNPAILCTSLQPDSAFHGIEGTKHMATSIVPKIYDPSIADNEQEIRTEEAYEMARWLAREEGLLVGVSGAAALVGSIRVAQSARSGSVVITLFPDAGERYLSEPFWAEAQTAKEPEFDL from the coding sequence ATGAGCGTGAACGTTGCACCGTTGAGCCGCCGCTTCGGTCAATCCGCAATGGGCCGCATCGGAAATACGCCTCTCCTGCGGCTGGACCGCGTGACTGCGCGACTCAACGGCGTGCAGATTCTGGCGAAGGCGGAATGGTGTAACCCCGGCGGCTCCGTCAAAGACCGTGCCGCCTCCAACATCCTCACAGAGGCTCTGCGCGACGGAAAACTATCGCACGGCAGGATCCTGCTGGATGCGACCAGCGGCAACACCGGAATAGCCTATGCCATGCTCGGTGCGGCCTACGGTTTCCCGGTCACGCTCTGCATGCCTGCCAATGTCTCGGAGGCTCGCAAGCAGATCCTCTACGCCTATGGAGCAAAGATCGTCTACACCGATCCCGGGGAGGGCTCCGACGGAGCCATCCACAAGGCGCGCGAACTCCACCAGTTGGCCCCGGAGAAATACTTCTACGCCGACCAGTACTCCAACGACGCGAACTGGCGAGCACACTACTCCCACGGAACTGCCGACGAGATCTGGCGGCAGACAGAGGGGCGGGTCACGCACTTTGTTGCGATGATGGGAACCAGCGGAACCTTCGTCGGAACCTCGCGCCGGTTAAAGGAGCTCAATCCCGCAATCCTCTGCACCTCTCTCCAGCCGGATTCAGCCTTCCACGGGATCGAAGGCACCAAGCACATGGCCACCTCGATTGTGCCGAAGATCTACGACCCCTCCATCGCCGATAATGAACAGGAGATCCGTACAGAGGAGGCTTACGAGATGGCCCGGTGGCTTGCGCGGGAGGAGGGCTTGCTGGTCGGAGTCTCCGGTGCGGCTGCCCTGGTTGGTTCCATCCGTGTGGCACAATCGGCCCGATCCGGTTCCGTTGTCATCACTCTATTCCCGGATGCGGGGGAGAGGTATCTAAGCGAACCGTTCTGGGCAGAAGCCCAGACTGCGAAAGAGCCGGAGTTTGATCTATGA